In a single window of the Methylococcus sp. Mc7 genome:
- a CDS encoding ATP-binding protein, which translates to MWPRCARCCTVHPRPRRRRAATRFDAAFLNLAGGVSPGAIVRALSRHGHGGLCFYGPPGTGKTAFAEILAEALDRELVARQASDLLSPFVGETEQNLARLFLECDPSQSVPLLDEVDSFLTDRRQAQRSWERTRVNELLQRMERYPGIFIAATNLMSSIDAAA; encoded by the coding sequence GTGTGGCCGCGCTGCGCACGCTGTTGCACGGTTCACCCTCGCCCCCGCCGGCGCCGGGCGGCCACCCGGTTCGATGCGGCCTTCCTGAACCTGGCCGGCGGAGTGAGCCCGGGCGCCATCGTCCGGGCCCTTTCCCGGCACGGCCACGGCGGCCTGTGCTTCTACGGCCCGCCGGGCACCGGCAAGACCGCCTTCGCCGAAATCCTGGCCGAGGCGCTCGACCGGGAACTGGTGGCGCGGCAGGCTTCGGACCTGCTTTCTCCCTTCGTGGGCGAAACCGAGCAGAATCTGGCCCGTCTGTTTCTGGAGTGCGATCCCTCGCAGTCGGTCCCGCTGCTCGATGAGGTCGACAGCTTCCTGACCGACCGGCGCCAAGCGCAACGGTCCTGGGAGCGCACCCGGGTGAACGAGCTGCTGCAGCGGATGGAGCGCTACCCCGGCATCTTCATCGCCGCAACCAATCTGATGAGCAGCATCGATGCGGCGGCCTAG
- a CDS encoding AbrB/MazE/SpoVT family DNA-binding domain-containing protein gives MHYTLKLTQIGNSVGVILPKEVLARLKLEKGDAVFLTESPDGYRVVGYDPGFERQMSEAEEIMKRRRNVLRELAK, from the coding sequence ATGCACTACACCCTCAAACTGACCCAGATCGGCAACTCCGTGGGAGTGATCCTGCCCAAGGAAGTCCTGGCGCGGCTGAAGCTGGAAAAGGGCGACGCCGTGTTCCTGACCGAGTCGCCCGACGGCTATCGCGTCGTGGGCTACGATCCCGGCTTCGAACGGCAAATGAGCGAGGCCGAGGAGATCATGAAGCGGCGGCGCAATGTGCTTCGCGAACTCGCCAAGTGA
- a CDS encoding Uma2 family endonuclease produces the protein MTAPAERLATYRDLFDLPDNVIGEILHGQLIAQPRPAPRHARAASVLGGDLMNPFDHGRGGPGGWWILFEPELHLGAHILVPDLAGWRRERMPVFPDEAYFTLAPDWVCEVLSPGTVRIDRVVKMPLYAEHGVGWLWLVDPDQRTLEVFRLLEGHWLMEQAWQQNEEVGAPPFGEWRFALADLWVPEAT, from the coding sequence ATGACCGCTCCCGCCGAACGCCTCGCCACTTATCGAGACCTGTTCGATCTTCCGGACAACGTGATCGGCGAGATTCTGCACGGTCAGCTGATCGCCCAGCCGCGGCCCGCGCCTCGGCATGCCCGCGCCGCCTCGGTACTCGGCGGGGATTTGATGAATCCGTTCGACCACGGCAGAGGCGGCCCCGGCGGCTGGTGGATACTCTTCGAGCCGGAGCTCCATCTCGGTGCGCATATCCTGGTCCCCGATCTCGCGGGCTGGCGGCGGGAGCGGATGCCCGTGTTTCCGGATGAGGCCTATTTCACGCTGGCCCCGGACTGGGTCTGCGAAGTGCTCTCGCCGGGCACCGTGCGGATCGACCGCGTGGTGAAGATGCCGCTCTACGCCGAACACGGCGTCGGCTGGCTCTGGCTGGTGGACCCGGACCAGCGCACCCTGGAAGTGTTCCGGCTGCTCGAAGGCCATTGGCTGATGGAACAGGCCTGGCAGCAGAACGAAGAGGTCGGCGCCCCGCCCTTCGGCGAATGGCGGTTTGCGCTGGCGGACTTATGGGTGCCGGAGGCAACCTAG
- the hypA gene encoding hydrogenase maturation nickel metallochaperone HypA: MHELSVCMELIDQVEAIARSHEAERVDTIVLRIGSLSGVEPGLLESAFEMARLGTVAEHASLRTERIEPRIRCRACGSEADAGPSDLRCPACSGTDTVLIAGDEMILARVELLQAVE; the protein is encoded by the coding sequence ATGCATGAGCTGTCGGTCTGCATGGAGCTGATCGACCAGGTCGAAGCCATCGCCCGCAGCCACGAGGCCGAGCGGGTGGATACCATCGTCCTGCGGATCGGATCGCTCTCCGGCGTCGAACCCGGCCTCCTGGAAAGCGCTTTCGAAATGGCGCGGCTGGGCACGGTCGCCGAGCACGCCAGCCTGCGCACCGAAAGAATCGAGCCCCGCATCCGCTGCCGGGCCTGCGGCTCGGAGGCGGACGCCGGACCGAGTGACCTGCGCTGTCCGGCCTGCTCCGGTACCGACACGGTGCTGATCGCCGGCGACGAAATGATCCTGGCCCGGGTCGAACTGCTGCAGGCCGTAGAGTGA
- a CDS encoding type II toxin-antitoxin system death-on-curing family toxin, producing the protein MFHWIDEAVVWAVHEAQLAEHGGSAGVRDAGLLDSALTRPRNLAAYGTPDAADCAAAYGFGIARNHPFIDGNKRTAFVCVELFLALNGYSLEAEDADCVLTMLALAAGDLDEVAFAAWIRVDLTKR; encoded by the coding sequence GTGTTCCACTGGATCGACGAAGCCGTCGTTTGGGCCGTCCATGAAGCGCAACTGGCCGAGCACGGCGGCTCCGCAGGCGTCCGAGACGCCGGTCTCCTGGACTCCGCCCTGACACGGCCCCGGAACCTCGCCGCCTACGGAACGCCCGATGCGGCCGACTGCGCCGCGGCTTATGGCTTCGGCATCGCCCGCAATCATCCGTTCATCGACGGCAATAAGCGCACGGCATTCGTATGTGTCGAGTTGTTCCTGGCCCTGAATGGCTACAGCCTGGAAGCCGAAGATGCGGACTGTGTCCTGACTATGCTCGCCTTGGCCGCCGGCGATCTGGACGAGGTTGCCTTCGCCGCTTGGATCAGGGTCGATCTGACAAAACGCTAG
- a CDS encoding DegQ family serine endoprotease: protein MQKNTLRSTLIAASVIAALGAGYARYGDYTLVPKSDLVQPTVQTAQPAVPPSSAAAPSLPNFAAIVQRNGPAVVNISVTGNTRVNLPETPQLDPNDPFGEFFRRFQPQIPRGGDAPTRGQGSGFIIRPNGLILTNAHVVDGAQEVTVKLTDRREFKAKIVGVDKPTDVALLKIEADGLPVVPLGEPAQSGPGDWVVAIGSPFGFENSVTAGIISAKSRSLPEETYVPFIQTDVAVNPGNSGGPLFNLNGEVIGINSQIYSRTGGYQGLSFAIPIDVALKVEKQLLADGKVSRGRLGVGIQELNQSLAESFGLERPTGALVDSVPNDGPAAKAGIKPGDVILSLNGQPIENSGQLPPLVADIKPGSEAKLGLWRNGKREEVTVQVGEMPDTQQAAATGNGLAKGRLGLAVRPLSPEEQRAADVNGGVLVEATAGPAERAGIRPGDVILALNGHAVANPGELRELADRADKRVALLVQRGGTRIFVPLDLG, encoded by the coding sequence ATGCAAAAAAACACCCTGCGTTCCACCCTGATTGCCGCATCCGTCATCGCCGCCCTGGGCGCCGGCTATGCCCGCTACGGAGACTACACCCTGGTGCCGAAGTCGGATCTCGTGCAGCCGACCGTCCAGACGGCTCAACCGGCGGTGCCCCCCTCCTCCGCCGCCGCTCCGTCCCTGCCCAATTTCGCCGCCATCGTGCAGCGCAACGGACCGGCGGTCGTCAACATCAGCGTCACCGGCAACACCAGAGTCAACCTGCCGGAGACGCCCCAGCTCGATCCCAACGATCCGTTCGGCGAATTTTTCCGGCGGTTCCAGCCGCAGATTCCACGCGGAGGGGACGCACCCACCCGCGGCCAGGGCTCGGGATTCATCATCCGCCCGAACGGGCTGATCCTGACCAACGCCCACGTGGTGGACGGCGCCCAGGAAGTCACGGTGAAGCTGACCGACCGGCGCGAATTCAAGGCCAAGATCGTCGGCGTCGACAAGCCCACCGACGTCGCCCTGCTCAAGATCGAGGCCGACGGCCTGCCGGTGGTGCCCCTGGGAGAGCCGGCGCAATCCGGCCCCGGCGACTGGGTGGTGGCGATCGGCTCGCCGTTCGGCTTCGAGAACAGCGTGACGGCCGGCATCATTTCGGCGAAATCGCGCAGCCTGCCCGAGGAAACCTATGTGCCTTTCATCCAGACCGACGTCGCGGTGAATCCCGGCAACTCCGGCGGCCCGCTGTTCAATCTGAACGGCGAAGTCATCGGCATCAACTCGCAGATCTATAGCCGCACGGGCGGCTACCAGGGCCTGTCCTTCGCCATTCCCATCGACGTCGCGTTGAAGGTCGAAAAGCAGTTGCTGGCGGACGGCAAGGTCAGCCGCGGACGGCTCGGCGTCGGCATCCAGGAATTGAACCAGTCGCTGGCCGAATCCTTCGGGCTGGAGCGCCCGACGGGCGCCCTGGTCGATTCGGTGCCGAACGACGGACCCGCGGCCAAGGCCGGCATCAAGCCGGGCGACGTCATCCTGAGCCTCAACGGCCAGCCGATCGAAAATTCGGGCCAGTTGCCGCCGCTGGTCGCGGATATCAAGCCGGGCAGCGAGGCAAAGTTAGGTCTCTGGCGCAACGGCAAGCGCGAGGAGGTCACGGTCCAGGTCGGCGAAATGCCCGACACGCAGCAGGCCGCCGCGACCGGCAACGGCCTGGCCAAGGGCCGGCTGGGGCTGGCGGTGCGGCCGCTGTCGCCGGAAGAACAGCGGGCCGCCGACGTCAACGGCGGCGTGTTGGTCGAGGCGACCGCGGGCCCGGCCGAACGCGCCGGCATCCGGCCGGGCGACGTGATCCTCGCGCTCAACGGCCATGCGGTGGCCAATCCCGGTGAATTGCGCGAACTGGCGGACCGGGCGGACAAGCGCGTGGCCCTGCTGGTGCAGCGCGGCGGCACGAGGATTTTCGTGCCGCTGGATTTAGGCTGA
- a CDS encoding HypC/HybG/HupF family hydrogenase formation chaperone, whose amino-acid sequence MCLAVPMQITRLDGFSARCTARGVERDVSLFMLQDEGIVPGDFVLVHVGYAIQKISREDAEATWELFDQILAAGDADA is encoded by the coding sequence ATGTGTCTCGCCGTCCCGATGCAGATCACCCGCCTCGACGGATTTTCCGCGCGCTGCACGGCGCGCGGCGTCGAGCGGGACGTCAGCCTGTTCATGCTGCAGGACGAAGGCATCGTCCCCGGCGACTTCGTCCTGGTCCATGTCGGCTACGCCATCCAGAAGATCAGCCGGGAGGATGCCGAGGCGACCTGGGAGCTGTTCGACCAGATCCTCGCCGCGGGCGACGCCGATGCATGA
- the hypD gene encoding hydrogenase formation protein HypD, whose protein sequence is MSDARLWLERIRELPIPGGIRIMNVCGGHERSISMAGLRTALPQAIRLIPGPGCPVCICPEEDIYQAIRLGLEGEGVVATFGDMLRVPVNLGRQAVRSLEQAKAAGADIRPIASPIEARIIAEKAAGKPVVLFAVGFETTMAPIAALMAEGLPDNLYILCSGRLTWPAVKLLLDSDECVLDALVAPGHVATVMGPEEWAFVADDYRLPVAIAGFTPASLLRAVHSTIVQWLEETPRLDNCYPEAVKPGGNPKAREFLGRCFDVAAGNWRGIGPIADSAYVLKPEFAAHDARLHFPDYNAGDRRHAGEMPAGCDCARVVLGKIQPDECRIYGKPCTPRSPVGPCMVSDEGACRIWWAAGVRKDSAAA, encoded by the coding sequence ATGAGCGACGCACGGCTCTGGCTGGAGCGGATCAGGGAGCTGCCGATTCCGGGCGGCATCCGCATCATGAACGTCTGCGGCGGGCACGAGCGCTCGATCAGCATGGCGGGATTGCGTACCGCGCTGCCGCAGGCCATCCGCCTGATTCCCGGCCCCGGCTGCCCGGTCTGCATCTGCCCGGAAGAGGACATCTACCAGGCCATCCGGCTCGGCCTCGAGGGCGAAGGCGTCGTCGCCACCTTCGGCGACATGCTGCGGGTGCCGGTCAACCTCGGGCGCCAAGCCGTGCGCTCGCTGGAACAGGCCAAGGCGGCGGGCGCCGACATCCGGCCCATCGCCTCGCCCATCGAGGCGCGGATCATCGCCGAGAAGGCGGCCGGCAAGCCGGTAGTGCTGTTCGCGGTCGGCTTCGAGACCACCATGGCGCCCATCGCCGCCCTGATGGCGGAAGGCCTGCCCGACAACCTCTACATCCTGTGCAGCGGCCGGCTGACCTGGCCGGCGGTCAAGCTTCTGCTCGATTCCGACGAATGCGTGCTGGATGCCCTGGTCGCGCCCGGCCACGTGGCCACGGTGATGGGTCCGGAGGAGTGGGCCTTCGTCGCCGATGACTACCGGCTGCCGGTGGCGATCGCCGGCTTCACCCCCGCCAGCCTGCTCCGGGCCGTGCATTCGACGATCGTCCAGTGGCTGGAGGAAACGCCGCGGCTGGACAATTGCTATCCGGAGGCGGTGAAGCCGGGGGGCAATCCGAAGGCCCGGGAATTCCTGGGCCGCTGTTTCGACGTCGCCGCCGGCAACTGGCGCGGCATCGGGCCGATCGCCGATTCGGCCTATGTGCTGAAACCGGAATTCGCCGCGCACGACGCCCGCCTGCATTTCCCCGACTACAACGCGGGCGACCGCCGCCATGCCGGCGAAATGCCGGCGGGCTGCGACTGCGCCCGCGTCGTGCTCGGCAAGATCCAGCCGGACGAGTGCCGCATCTACGGCAAGCCCTGCACCCCCCGCAGCCCGGTCGGCCCCTGCATGGTCTCGGACGAAGGCGCCTGCCGCATCTGGTGGGCGGCCGGCGTGCGCAAGGACTCCGCCGCCGCCTGA
- the hypF gene encoding carbamoyltransferase HypF, with protein sequence MRTAQRIQVRGRVQGVGFRPFVCRLAREFSLAGWVKNGGGGVEIHAEGEPAAIQRFMEALVSRAPPLAGPQPPVRRPAEFRGCAGFEILLSDSGNETPVHVPPDHFVCPDCLDEMRDPAARRYRYPFINCTQCGPRYTLIDRLPYDRPNTAMADFPLCEDCRREYEDIHDRRYHAQPLACPCCGPVLEFRRQDEAANNSLSLWDQAAGSGLGRTAFARRVPARMGRKHWVRVRAVGINESQPNEEALAQCIEALRRGRIVAVKGVGGYHLLCDARSDAAVGRLRERKRRPDKPLAVLIPWFEGEGIDWLARLAEPRPEELELLASPLRPIVIVKRSADSDLSGLIAPGLDEIGLMYPYSPLHHLLAGDYGAPLVATSANLSGEPVLTDGAEVERRLAHVADAFLHHDRPIRRPADDSVYRRSAGSLRPLRLGRGTAPVEMRLPCPVAEPTLALGADLKNTIALAFEDRVIVSPHLGNLGAPRSLDVFEQLIRELSRLYGIEPKRVVCDAHPDYFSSRWARTCGLEIHRVLHHHAHASALHGEFAPDDDILVFAWDGTGFGGDGTLWGGETLLGRPGGWRRVGSLRPFRLIGGEKASAEPWRCALAACWEARLDWFGCPVDPAPFRHVWERGINSPYTSSAGRLFDAAAALIGVTLNQSHEGQAGMRLEALAGDTGDFVELPLRRENGLYRVDWTPLLPALMDGSRPAAGRSAMLHASLAQGVLSQARAIRGESGVNLAGFTGGVFQNRVLAELTTDLLRADGFEVALPASLPVNDAAIAYGQLVETARASRAPSPA encoded by the coding sequence ATGCGGACCGCCCAGCGCATCCAGGTCCGCGGCCGCGTACAGGGCGTGGGGTTCCGTCCCTTCGTCTGCCGGCTCGCCCGTGAATTCAGCCTCGCCGGCTGGGTGAAGAACGGTGGCGGCGGCGTCGAAATCCACGCCGAGGGCGAGCCCGCCGCGATCCAGCGGTTCATGGAAGCGCTGGTCTCCCGTGCCCCGCCGCTGGCCGGTCCGCAGCCGCCGGTTCGCCGGCCCGCCGAATTCCGGGGCTGCGCCGGATTCGAAATCCTGCTCAGCGATTCCGGGAACGAAACGCCCGTCCACGTACCGCCCGACCATTTCGTCTGCCCCGATTGCCTGGACGAAATGCGCGACCCCGCCGCCCGCCGCTACCGCTACCCCTTCATCAACTGCACCCAGTGCGGGCCGCGCTACACCCTCATCGACCGGCTGCCCTACGACCGCCCGAACACCGCGATGGCGGATTTCCCGCTGTGCGAGGACTGCCGGCGCGAATACGAAGACATCCACGACCGGCGCTACCACGCCCAGCCGCTGGCGTGTCCTTGCTGCGGGCCGGTGCTGGAGTTCCGTCGGCAAGATGAGGCCGCGAATAATTCCCTCTCCCTCTGGGACCAAGCCGCCGGGAGCGGGTTGGGTCGAACCGCGTTCGCCCGAAGGGTTCCGGCCAGGATGGGCCGGAAACATTGGGTTCGGGTGAGGGCAGTCGGTATCAATGAAAGCCAGCCGAACGAAGAGGCCCTGGCCCAATGCATCGAAGCCCTGCGGCGAGGCCGGATCGTCGCCGTCAAGGGTGTCGGCGGCTACCACCTGCTCTGCGACGCCCGCTCGGATGCCGCCGTCGGGCGCCTGCGCGAACGCAAGCGCCGCCCGGACAAACCCCTCGCGGTGCTGATCCCCTGGTTCGAAGGCGAAGGGATCGATTGGCTGGCACGCCTGGCCGAGCCGCGCCCTGAGGAACTCGAGCTGCTGGCATCCCCCCTCCGGCCCATCGTCATCGTCAAACGCTCCGCCGACAGCGATCTGTCCGGCCTCATCGCGCCCGGCTTGGACGAGATCGGCCTGATGTATCCCTACAGCCCGCTGCACCACCTGCTGGCGGGGGACTACGGCGCGCCGCTGGTCGCCACTTCCGCCAATCTCAGCGGCGAGCCGGTGCTGACCGACGGCGCGGAAGTCGAGCGCCGGCTGGCTCACGTCGCCGACGCCTTCCTGCACCACGACCGGCCGATCCGCCGGCCCGCCGACGACTCGGTCTACCGCCGCAGCGCCGGAAGCCTCAGGCCCTTGCGGCTGGGGCGCGGCACGGCGCCGGTCGAAATGCGCCTCCCCTGTCCAGTGGCCGAACCGACCCTTGCGCTCGGAGCCGATCTCAAGAACACCATCGCCCTGGCCTTCGAAGACCGCGTGATCGTCTCCCCGCACCTCGGCAATCTCGGCGCGCCGCGCAGCCTCGATGTGTTTGAGCAACTGATTCGGGAGCTATCCAGGTTGTACGGAATCGAGCCGAAGCGGGTGGTCTGCGACGCCCACCCCGACTACTTCTCCAGTCGCTGGGCCCGGACCTGCGGGCTCGAAATCCACCGCGTCCTCCATCATCACGCCCACGCCTCGGCGCTGCACGGTGAGTTCGCGCCGGACGACGACATCCTGGTGTTCGCCTGGGACGGCACCGGCTTCGGCGGCGACGGCACCCTGTGGGGCGGCGAAACCCTGCTCGGCCGGCCCGGCGGCTGGCGCCGGGTGGGGAGCCTGCGGCCGTTCCGCCTCATCGGCGGCGAAAAGGCCAGCGCCGAACCCTGGCGCTGCGCGCTTGCGGCCTGCTGGGAAGCGAGGCTGGACTGGTTCGGCTGCCCGGTGGACCCCGCGCCGTTCCGGCACGTCTGGGAACGCGGGATCAACAGCCCCTACACGAGCTCCGCCGGACGTTTGTTCGACGCCGCCGCCGCCCTGATCGGCGTCACGCTGAATCAAAGCCACGAAGGCCAGGCCGGCATGCGGCTGGAAGCGCTGGCCGGCGACACGGGGGATTTCGTCGAACTGCCGCTGCGGCGGGAGAACGGCCTGTACCGCGTCGACTGGACACCCCTGCTGCCCGCTTTGATGGACGGGAGCCGACCGGCCGCCGGCCGCAGCGCGATGCTCCATGCCAGCCTGGCCCAAGGGGTTCTGTCCCAGGCCCGAGCGATACGGGGCGAATCGGGCGTAAACCTGGCCGGCTTCACCGGCGGCGTGTTCCAGAACCGCGTTCTCGCCGAACTGACCACGGATCTGCTGCGGGCCGACGGATTCGAAGTCGCCCTGCCCGCCAGTCTGCCCGTCAACGATGCCGCGATCGCCTACGGCCAGCTCGTCGAGACCGCCCGCGCCAGCCGGGCGCCCAGCCCCGCTTGA
- a CDS encoding CerR family C-terminal domain-containing protein → MNILNAALCHDPTRERLLQAALDVFADKGFRDATVREICARAEVNTASVNYYFRSKEALYSEVLGFAFREAHERYPDTLASDPNLPPETRLRHFISNFLARLLDETHLGRHGKLIAREIADPTAALDQVIETTMKPHCSILHDIVAALVGPGYSEADMHRLSLSVVGQCLMYRHSRSLIDRVYPEIIATPEEIEKTAEHIARFSIAALRHLRPERAGS, encoded by the coding sequence ATGAACATACTGAACGCGGCGCTTTGCCACGACCCGACCCGCGAACGGCTGCTCCAAGCCGCGCTCGACGTGTTTGCCGACAAAGGATTTCGCGACGCAACCGTGCGGGAAATCTGCGCCCGAGCGGAGGTGAACACCGCTTCCGTGAATTACTACTTCCGGAGCAAGGAGGCGCTTTATTCCGAAGTCTTGGGGTTCGCATTCCGGGAGGCGCACGAGCGTTATCCCGATACGCTGGCCAGCGATCCGAACCTTCCCCCCGAAACGCGGCTGCGCCATTTCATCTCCAATTTCCTGGCCCGCTTGTTGGACGAGACCCATCTCGGCCGCCACGGCAAGCTGATCGCGCGCGAGATCGCGGATCCCACGGCGGCGCTGGACCAGGTCATCGAGACCACCATGAAGCCGCACTGTTCGATTCTTCACGACATCGTCGCCGCACTGGTCGGCCCGGGCTACAGCGAAGCGGACATGCACCGGCTGAGCCTGAGCGTCGTCGGGCAGTGCCTGATGTACCGGCACTCCCGCTCGCTGATCGATCGGGTCTATCCGGAGATCATCGCCACACCGGAAGAAATCGAAAAGACCGCCGAGCACATCGCCCGTTTTTCGATCGCGGCATTGAGGCATCTGCGCCCGGAACGGGCCGGCTCCTGA
- the hypB gene encoding hydrogenase nickel incorporation protein HypB, protein MCDTCGCNITDGNRHLLRADGSHAKVTAVSVLNKLLQHNDAQAEANRALFDRHGVLVINLMSSPGSGKTSLLEATIKALNGALRIAVIEGDLETENDAARIRALGVEAHQITTGTACHLDAHLVANVLPKLDLENIDVLFIENVGNLVCPASFDLGHHLNLTLLSVTEGDDKPAKYPVMFRAADAMLVSKTDLLAVLDEFSPDKAEDCLRNLASNAPVLRVSSKTGEGMREWLDWLNRRLEHYRNLRRENRSLSPAVQSEGRRLHGLARPDVRFKPVSQPETV, encoded by the coding sequence ATGTGCGACACCTGCGGATGCAACATCACCGACGGCAACCGCCATCTGCTGCGCGCCGACGGCTCGCACGCCAAAGTCACCGCCGTCTCCGTCCTGAACAAACTGCTACAACACAACGACGCCCAGGCCGAGGCGAACCGGGCCCTGTTCGACCGGCACGGCGTTCTGGTCATCAACCTGATGTCCTCGCCCGGCTCGGGCAAGACTTCCTTGCTGGAAGCGACCATCAAGGCGCTGAACGGCGCGTTGCGCATCGCCGTCATCGAAGGCGACCTGGAAACCGAAAACGACGCGGCGCGCATCCGTGCACTGGGCGTCGAGGCGCACCAGATCACCACCGGCACCGCCTGCCATCTCGACGCGCATCTGGTCGCCAATGTATTGCCCAAGCTCGATTTGGAGAACATCGATGTCCTGTTCATCGAGAACGTCGGCAACCTGGTCTGCCCCGCGAGTTTCGATCTCGGCCATCATCTCAATCTGACTTTGCTTTCCGTCACCGAGGGCGACGACAAGCCGGCCAAATACCCGGTGATGTTCCGGGCGGCCGACGCCATGCTCGTCAGCAAGACCGACCTGCTGGCGGTGCTCGACGAGTTTTCGCCCGACAAGGCGGAAGACTGCCTGCGCAACCTGGCTTCGAACGCGCCGGTGCTGCGCGTCTCCAGCAAGACCGGCGAAGGCATGCGGGAATGGCTGGATTGGCTGAACCGTCGGCTGGAGCACTACCGGAACCTGCGGCGCGAAAACCGCAGTCTGAGCCCGGCGGTGCAGTCCGAAGGCCGGAGGCTGCATGGCCTCGCCAGGCCGGACGTCCGCTTCAAGCCGGTCTCCCAACCCGAAACGGTCTGA
- the glnA gene encoding glutamate--ammonia ligase gives MTPKDVLQIIKEKEVRYVDLRFADTRGKEQHVTVPASTIDEAAFEEGKMFDGSSIAGWKGINESDMILMLDASTAVMDPFFDDPTLIIRCDIVEPATMQGYERDPRSIAKRAEAYMKSIGIADTALFGPENEFFIFDDVRWGANMSGSFYKVDSEEAGWNSEKVYEDGNIGHRPGIKGGYFPVPPVDSFQDLRSAMCNTLEDMGMVVEVHHHEVATAGQCEIGVRCNTLVKKADEVLLLKYAVQNVAHAYGKTATFMPKPLVGDNGNGMHVHQSLAKDGKNLFSGELYGGLSETALYYIGGIIKHAKALNAFCNASTNSYKRLVPGFEAPVMLAYSARNRSASIRIPYVMNPKARRIEVRFPDSTANPYLAFAAMLMAGLDGIQNKIHPGDAMDKDLYDLPPEEEKAIPQVCYSFDQALEALDSDREFLTRGGVFTDDMIDAYLELKGQEVTRLRMSTHPVEFDMYYSL, from the coding sequence ATGACACCGAAAGACGTATTGCAGATCATCAAGGAAAAGGAAGTCCGCTACGTGGACCTGCGTTTCGCCGACACCCGCGGCAAGGAACAGCACGTGACCGTCCCCGCTTCGACGATCGACGAGGCCGCCTTCGAAGAGGGCAAGATGTTCGACGGTTCCTCGATCGCCGGATGGAAAGGCATCAACGAGTCCGACATGATTCTGATGCTGGACGCATCCACCGCGGTGATGGACCCGTTCTTCGACGATCCGACACTGATCATCCGTTGCGACATCGTCGAACCGGCCACCATGCAGGGCTACGAACGTGATCCGCGCTCCATCGCCAAGCGGGCCGAAGCCTACATGAAGTCCATCGGCATCGCGGACACCGCACTGTTCGGGCCGGAAAACGAATTCTTCATCTTCGACGACGTCCGCTGGGGCGCCAACATGTCCGGCTCCTTCTACAAGGTCGATTCCGAAGAAGCGGGCTGGAACTCGGAAAAAGTCTACGAAGACGGCAACATCGGCCACCGTCCCGGCATCAAGGGCGGCTATTTCCCGGTTCCGCCGGTCGATTCGTTCCAGGATCTGCGTTCGGCCATGTGCAACACCCTGGAAGACATGGGCATGGTCGTGGAAGTCCACCACCACGAGGTTGCCACCGCGGGCCAATGTGAAATCGGCGTCCGCTGCAACACCCTGGTGAAGAAGGCCGACGAAGTCCTGCTGCTCAAGTACGCCGTGCAGAACGTGGCGCACGCCTACGGCAAGACCGCGACCTTCATGCCGAAGCCGCTGGTCGGCGACAACGGCAACGGCATGCACGTTCACCAGTCGCTGGCGAAGGACGGCAAGAATCTCTTCAGCGGCGAGCTCTACGGCGGCCTGTCCGAAACCGCGCTGTACTATATCGGCGGCATCATCAAGCACGCCAAGGCCCTGAACGCGTTCTGCAACGCCTCCACCAACAGCTACAAGCGTCTGGTGCCGGGCTTCGAAGCGCCGGTCATGCTGGCCTATTCCGCCCGTAACCGTTCGGCTTCCATCCGTATCCCCTACGTGATGAACCCGAAGGCCCGCCGCATCGAAGTTCGCTTCCCGGACTCCACCGCGAATCCGTACCTTGCGTTCGCGGCGATGCTGATGGCCGGTCTCGACGGCATCCAGAACAAGATCCACCCGGGCGATGCCATGGACAAGGATCTGTACGATCTGCCGCCGGAAGAAGAAAAGGCCATCCCCCAGGTCTGCTACTCCTTCGATCAGGCTCTGGAAGCGTTGGACAGCGATCGCGAGTTCCTGACCCGCGGCGGCGTCTTCACCGACGACATGATCGATGCTTATCTCGAACTCAAGGGTCAGGAAGTGACTCGTCTGCGCATGAGCACCCACCCGGTCGAGTTCGATATGTACTACAGCCTGTAA